The proteins below are encoded in one region of Telopea speciosissima isolate NSW1024214 ecotype Mountain lineage chromosome 10, Tspe_v1, whole genome shotgun sequence:
- the LOC122641454 gene encoding GDSL esterase/lipase At5g55050: MGFFFFFFISFFVVMTHTEADKMVPAMFVFGDSLVDVGNNNHIKLSLSKANYPHNGIDFAGQKATGRFTNGKNAADFLAEKLGIPTSPPYLSLVSASNKSNAFLGGVSFASGGAGIMNDTNKLFKSLSINEQIDYYSTVYGDLVQQLGTVGTQKLLSKSIFGVVIGSNDMLGYFRPKSTLRLKMTPQQLVNLMISTLQGQLKRIYNLGGRKFAMIGVGAIGCCPSQRNQNKSEECNEEANYWTHTYNEGIKTLLKGMKSDYNDINYSFFDTYAMLLNFIRDPATYGFTEVKAACCGLGNLHANVPCLPIAEYCSNRGNHIFWDLYHPTEAAYRIFVDNVFDGSPPYVYPINVRQLAVM; this comes from the exons atgggtttcttcttcttcttcttcatcagctTCTTTGTAGTAATGACTCATACAGAGGCTGATAAGATGGTTCCGGCCATGTTTGTGTTTGGAGACTCACTGGTTGATGTGGGTAACAACAATCACATAAAGCTCTCACTCTCAAAGGCCAACTACCCTCACAACGGCATCGATTTTGCAGGCCAGAAAGCCACCGGCAGGTTCACTAATGGCAAGAATGCCGCAGATTTCCTTG CTGAGAAACTGGGCATACCGACTTCACCGCCTTATCTCTCGCTTGTTTCGGCATCAAACAAGAGCAATGCATTCCTTGGTGGTGTAAGCTTTGCTTCAGGAGGAGCCGGCATTATGAATGACACCAATAAGCTTTTC AAATCACTTTCAATCAACGAACAAATCGATTACTACTCGACGGTATATGGAGATTTGGTGCAGCAGCTAGGAACTGTTGGAACGCAGAAGCTTTTGTCGAAGTCAATATTTGGTGTGGTGATTGGTAGCAATGACATGCTCGGTTACTTTAGACCAAAGTCCACTCTCCGCCTCAAGATGACTCCCCAGCAGCTCGTAAACTTGATGATTTCAACTCTACAAGGCCAGTTGAAG AGGATATACAACCTTGGTGGGCGTAAGTTCGCTATGATCGGCGTTGGAGCAATTGGGTGTTGCCCATCACAGagaaaccaaaacaaatcagAGGAATGCAATGAAGAAGCAAATTACTGGACTCATACATACAATGAAGGCATCAAGACACTGCTTAAGGGGATGAAATCAGACTACAATGACATTAACTATTCCTTCTTTGATACATACGCTATGTTGCTCAACTTCATCAGAGATCCAGCTACATATG GGTTTACAGAGGTTAAAGCGGCTTGTTGTGGGCTGGGAAACCTCCATGCCAATGTTCCTTGCTTGCCCATTGCCGAATACTGTTCCAACAGAGGAAATCATATCTTCTGGGATCTCTACCATCCCACAGAGGCAGCTTATCGCATCTTTGTGGATAACGTTTTTGACGGTTCACCACCATATGTATATCCTATCAACGTAAGGCAACTAGCTGTTATGTAA